A region from the Triplophysa rosa linkage group LG4, Trosa_1v2, whole genome shotgun sequence genome encodes:
- the LOC130553022 gene encoding paraneoplastic antigen Ma1, whose amino-acid sequence MSFLKHEGKSMSDVKGLINPSPLDANTALVNAISALVEKCNAAPADTQSYRKLRMFSGVKPTPSGEEEYDAWAEQTVHLLEEWQCSDSVKKQRIVESLKGPAADILRFLKVQNPIATAHDYMRALETAFGTTESSADLLVKFRHTFQWEGENLSAYLLRLDKLLHCVFRKGGVPLAEMNKLRIEQTVRGALPHDMVALRIRMTHKLREPPTFNDLLKEVREEEDMLQSRNDVKSAVASNTVYPVFKPVPETSDDPELEKLRKDISVMKAEMINLRAATVSPQLDVQNSQPEFQTKVGYRRNDTSQKTANAGDRPVLFCYRCGEDGHFKRECRGEENLKRVKKRSLNRQSRETTAGTSKGTAWYPGGENTFHQVHYIGRKGEERYT is encoded by the coding sequence ATGTCATTTCTGAAACACGAGGGAAAGTCCATGTCTGATGTCAAAGGTTTGATAAATCCCTCGCCTCTTGACGCAAATACTGCTCTGGTCAATGCCATTAGTGCTCTAGTGGAGAAATGTAATGCCGCACCTGCTGACACTCAGAGTTACAGGAAGCTACGCATGTTCTCTGGTGTGAAGCCCACTCCCAGTGGAGAAGAAGAGTACGATGCATGGGCAGAACAGACAGTGCACTTACTTGAAGAGTGGCAATGCAGTGACAGTGTGAAGAAGCAAAGGATTGTGGAAAGCTTAAAGGGCCCTGCTGCTGACATACTGAGGTTCCTGAAAGTGCAAAACCCCATCGCTACAGCCCATGACTACATGAGAGCTTTGGAAACTGCTTTTGGCACCACTGAAAGTTCAGCTGACCTCCTAGTTAAGTTTCGACACACATTTCAATGGGAAGGTGAGAATTTGTCTGCTTACTTGTTGAGACTGGATAAACTGCTACACTGTGTGTTCAGGAAAGGTGGAGTGCCGCTAGCTGAAATGAACAAACTTCGTATTGAACAAACTGTGAGAGGTGCACTGCCGCATGACATGGTCGCCCTTCGTATTCGCATGACACATAAATTGCGTGAACCGCCTACCTTCAACGACCTATTGAAAGAGGTAAGGGAGGAAGAGGACATGCTCCAAAGCCGGAACGATGTTAAGAGCGCAGTGGCTTCTAATACCGTTTATCCTGTTTTCAAGCCTGTTCCTGAGACCAGCGATGATCCTGAATTGGAAAAGTTGAGAAAAGACATCAGTGTAATGAAAGCTGAAATGATCAATCTGAGAGCTGCAACCGTATCTCCACAGCTGGATGTTCAGAACTCACAGCCTGAATTCCAAACTAAAGTCGGATATCGGAGGAACGATACCTCACAGAAAACTGCCAATGCTGGAGACAGGCCTGTACTCTTCTGCTACAGATGTGGAGAGGATGGACATTTTAAGAGGGAGTGCAGAGGTGAAGAAAACCTGAAGAGAGTCAAGAAGCGCTCATTAAACAGACAAAGTCGGGAAACTACCGCGGGAACCAGTAAAGGAACAGCCTGGTATCCTGGTGGTGAAAACACGTTCCACCAAGTGCATTACATTGGACGGAAAGGGGAAGAACGCTATACCTGA